In the genome of Populus nigra chromosome 9, ddPopNigr1.1, whole genome shotgun sequence, one region contains:
- the LOC133703733 gene encoding uncharacterized protein LOC133703733 isoform X3, whose protein sequence is MDSSSEAGGGGGFALEEHMEAQKISVLDHINGFQCTKEKSDSFVIDMERFSHGINKDSNTNSRITLQRSHSRKGSPRGGGGGEKKINSNLSHLSVSDRDAIVASASPRGPSTPEKAAVVTVGTADHSSSPQLHHQITITTGNMNATPESRCIRRNSFKRSSPSWVLDPKRVLFFFATLSSMGTMLLIYLTLSIGKLNAIDNSLD, encoded by the exons ATGGATTCATCAAGTGAAGCTGGTGGGGGTGGTGGGTTCGCATTAGAAGAGCACATGGAAGCACAAAAAATCTCAGTCTTAGATCATATAAATGGATTTCAATGCACAAAGGAGAAATCAGATAGCTTTGTTATTGACATGGAAAGATTCTCTCACGGCATAAATAAAGATAGCAATACAAATTCAAGGATCaca ttGCAGAGGAGCCATTCCAGAAAAGGGTCACCGCGGGGGGGCGGAGGCGGCGAGAAGAAGATAAATTCTAATCTTTCTCATCTTTCTGTTAGTGATAGAGATGCTATTGTTGCTTCAGCTTCACCTAGAG GGCCTAGCACGCCAGAAAAGGCAGCGGTGGTAACGGTAGGGACGGCAGATCATTCCAGTAGCCCACAACTTCATCATCAAATTACAATCACGACCGGCAACATGAATGCCACTCCAGAAAGTAGATGCATTAGGAGAAATAGTTTCAAGCGTTCTTCACCTTCATGGGTCCTTGATCCCAAAAGggttcttttcttctttgccaCACT GTCAAGTATGGGAACAATGTTGCTGATATACCTCACTCTTTCAATTGGGAAGCTCAATGCAATTGATAATTCCCTTGATTGA
- the LOC133703733 gene encoding uncharacterized protein LOC133703733 isoform X1, with protein MADNPKLDMDSSSEAGGGGGFALEEHMEAQKISVLDHINGFQCTKEKSDSFVIDMERFSHGINKDSNTNSRITLQRSHSRKGSPRGGGGGEKKINSNLSHLSVSDRDAIVASASPRGPSTPEKAAVVTVGTADHSSSPQLHHQITITTGNMNATPESRCIRRNSFKRSSPSWVLDPKRVLFFFATLSSMGTMLLIYLTLSIGKLNAIDNSLD; from the exons ATGGCGGATAATCCAAAGTTg GATATGGATTCATCAAGTGAAGCTGGTGGGGGTGGTGGGTTCGCATTAGAAGAGCACATGGAAGCACAAAAAATCTCAGTCTTAGATCATATAAATGGATTTCAATGCACAAAGGAGAAATCAGATAGCTTTGTTATTGACATGGAAAGATTCTCTCACGGCATAAATAAAGATAGCAATACAAATTCAAGGATCaca ttGCAGAGGAGCCATTCCAGAAAAGGGTCACCGCGGGGGGGCGGAGGCGGCGAGAAGAAGATAAATTCTAATCTTTCTCATCTTTCTGTTAGTGATAGAGATGCTATTGTTGCTTCAGCTTCACCTAGAG GGCCTAGCACGCCAGAAAAGGCAGCGGTGGTAACGGTAGGGACGGCAGATCATTCCAGTAGCCCACAACTTCATCATCAAATTACAATCACGACCGGCAACATGAATGCCACTCCAGAAAGTAGATGCATTAGGAGAAATAGTTTCAAGCGTTCTTCACCTTCATGGGTCCTTGATCCCAAAAGggttcttttcttctttgccaCACT GTCAAGTATGGGAACAATGTTGCTGATATACCTCACTCTTTCAATTGGGAAGCTCAATGCAATTGATAATTCCCTTGATTGA
- the LOC133703733 gene encoding uncharacterized protein LOC133703733 isoform X2 yields MADNPKLDMDSSSEAGGGGGFALEEHMEAQKISVLDHINGFQCTKEKSDSFVIDMERFSHGINKDSNTNSRITRSHSRKGSPRGGGGGEKKINSNLSHLSVSDRDAIVASASPRGPSTPEKAAVVTVGTADHSSSPQLHHQITITTGNMNATPESRCIRRNSFKRSSPSWVLDPKRVLFFFATLSSMGTMLLIYLTLSIGKLNAIDNSLD; encoded by the exons ATGGCGGATAATCCAAAGTTg GATATGGATTCATCAAGTGAAGCTGGTGGGGGTGGTGGGTTCGCATTAGAAGAGCACATGGAAGCACAAAAAATCTCAGTCTTAGATCATATAAATGGATTTCAATGCACAAAGGAGAAATCAGATAGCTTTGTTATTGACATGGAAAGATTCTCTCACGGCATAAATAAAGATAGCAATACAAATTCAAGGATCaca AGGAGCCATTCCAGAAAAGGGTCACCGCGGGGGGGCGGAGGCGGCGAGAAGAAGATAAATTCTAATCTTTCTCATCTTTCTGTTAGTGATAGAGATGCTATTGTTGCTTCAGCTTCACCTAGAG GGCCTAGCACGCCAGAAAAGGCAGCGGTGGTAACGGTAGGGACGGCAGATCATTCCAGTAGCCCACAACTTCATCATCAAATTACAATCACGACCGGCAACATGAATGCCACTCCAGAAAGTAGATGCATTAGGAGAAATAGTTTCAAGCGTTCTTCACCTTCATGGGTCCTTGATCCCAAAAGggttcttttcttctttgccaCACT GTCAAGTATGGGAACAATGTTGCTGATATACCTCACTCTTTCAATTGGGAAGCTCAATGCAATTGATAATTCCCTTGATTGA